One Brassica napus cultivar Da-Ae chromosome C4, Da-Ae, whole genome shotgun sequence genomic region harbors:
- the LOC125585777 gene encoding uncharacterized protein LOC125585777, with product MNNILPTWSFEGNYEFSDLGKIWIVWKPSVQVKIITKSLQMITCSVKLPFQASEFVVSFIYASNCRTERILLWSELESVSCSPQLCGLPWIALGDFNEIISPSEHSRADLSTSTRGMRDFHECLQRCLLSDLQYSGNTFTWSNSTVSKKLDRVLCNEDWLETFPEFIAVFGKPGISDHSPCCTFLDQLKPPQKRPFRFFAHLNSHPAFQELVRATWNSMPFHGSRQLCVSKKLKEMKPFIRSFNKENFSDIEKRVQEAFDHLTDCQQVSLSSPSLGAAAAERSAHARWFTLAKAEDRFLHQRSRVQWSVEGDAGTAFFHRAIRSRQAQNHIHFLLDDNGCVINTLNGIKNHTVNYFQQLLGGVHTPTSTSPAEIASIMEVKCSAEAISYLAEPFTDLDIEKTFLSLPKIKSPRPDGFSAEFFTRNWKAVGRDLIDAVKEFLSTGELLQQWNATLLILVPKKTNANKITKFRPITCCNTVYKVASKLLANRLKSHLPNLISTSQSTFVPGRFLVENMLLATKLVSGYNWKTISKRCMLKIDLQKAFDTLNWDFVLFTLEALDFPLVFRNLIKKCLTTTRFSVAINGESCGYFKGSRGLRQGDPLSPYLFVLALEVFSQQLKRKYLEEKMSIGYHPNTSALQVTHLSFADDLMIFADGTAESVKCIAETMEDFALWSGLRMNKTKMELFTAGLNREEALEISRHGFTLRSMPIRYLGLPLMYRKLRLPDYKPLIDKLSANFHCWSARALSFAGRKQLLSSTGYYSLAAGFLKARVGNGQRISFWYDRWTPLGPLINRFGELGRRELQIDEYALVAHACNSEGWLLRGARSQAAEELHLHLITIPLPSLSATDDSYAWEAGGNELQEFSTSKTWNQVRNRALEQRWTQNIWFRGHTSRHAFTTWVAHQDHLPTRTRQVDWGMNILHSAVFVPWWMRVEITYSFGVRLVKLFGAMY from the exons ATGAATAACATCCTGCCCACTTGGTCTTTCGAGGGAAACTACGAATTCTCCGATCTTGGAAAAATCTGGATTGTCTGGAAGCCTTCTGTGCAGGTCAAAATTATCACTAAGTCTCTGCAAATGATCACCTGCTCTGTCAAACTTCCGTTTCAGGCTAGTGAGTTTGTGGTCTCTTTTATTTATGCTTCTAACTGTAGAACGGAAAGAATACTATTATGGAGTGAGCTCGAATCTGTTTCCTGCTCACCTCAGCTTTGCGGTCTTCCTTGGATTGCGCTGGGGGACTTTAATGAAATCATCAGTCCCTCCGAGCACTCTCGCGCTGACCTATCTACCTCCACTAGAGGTATGCGTGACTTTCATGAATGCCTACAACGATGCTTGTTATCTGATCTTCAGTACAGTGGAAACACATTTACTTGGTCGAACTCGACGGTCTCTAAAAAGCTGGATCGTGTTCTATGTAATGAAGATTGGTTGGAGACCTTCCCGGAGTTTATTGCTGTCTTCGGAAAGCCTGGCATCTCTGATCACAGTCCTTGTTGCACGTTTCTGGATCAACTCAAGCCTCCTCAGAAACGACCCTTCAGGTTCTTTGCCCATCTAAACTCTCACCCAGCCTTTCAGGAACTCGTCAGAGCTACTTGGAATTCTATGCCTTTTCATGGGTCTAGGCAGCTATGTGTCTCGAAGAAGCTAAAGGAAATGAAGCCTTTTATCCGCTCTTTCAACAAGGAAAACTTCTCTGATATTGAAAAGCGGGTCCAAGAGGCTTTTGATCATCTCACCGACTGCCAGCAAGTTTCCCTATCTTCACCAAGCTTGGGCGCAGCTGCTGCAGAGAGATCCGCTCATGCCAGATGGTTCACTTTGGCTAAGGCTGAAGATAGATTCCTACATCAAAGGTCAAGGGTGCAATGGTCAGTAGAGGGTGATGCGGGTACGGCCTTCTTTCATCGAGCTATTCGATCAAGGCAAGCTCAAAACCACATACACTTCCTGCTGGACGATAATGGCTGTGTTATTAACACCCTAAACGGTATAAAGAACCACACAGTAAATTACTTTCAGCAACTTCTCGGAGGTGTTCACACGCCAACATCTACCTCTCCTGCTGAAATTGCTTCGATTATGGAAGTTAAGTGTTCTGCTGAAGCCATCTCTTACCTTGCAGAGCCGTTTACTGATCTCGATATTGAAAAAACCTTCTTGTCCCTTCCAAAAATTAAATCTCCCCGTCCCGATGGATTTTCGGCTGAATTCTTCACCAGAAACTGGAAGGCTGTTGGTCGAGACCTAATTGATGCTGTTAAGGAGTTCTTGAGCACCGGCGAGCTGTTGCAGCAATGGAATGCGACTCTTCTTATTCTGGTTCCAAAAAAGACCAATGCTAATAAGATCACGAAGTTTAGGCCCATTACCTGCTGCAACACAGTGTATAAAGTGGCCTCCAAGCTTCTAGCTAACAGACTGAAAAGCCATCTCCCGAATTTGATCTCTACCTCTCAGTCAACTTTTGTACCTGGTCGTTTTCTTGTGGAGAATATGTTGCTCGCCACGAAACTTGTTTCAGGGTACAACTGGAAGACAATCTCTAAAAGATGCATGCTCAAGATTGATCTCCAGAAGGCTTTCGATACGCTTAACTGGGATTTTGTCCTCTTCACACTAGAAGCTCTGGATTTCCCGTTGGTGTTTAGGAACCTGATCAAGAAATGCCTAACAACAACCCGATTCTCAGTTGCTATAAACGGTGAATCGTGTGGCTACTTTAAGGGATCTAGGGGCCTTCGGCAAGGCGACCCTCTTTCGCCCTACCTCTTTGTCCTTGCCCTTGAGGTCTTCTCTCAACAGCTGAAGAGAAAATATCTTGAAGAGAAAATGTCTATTGGCTACCATCCAAACACTTCCGCTCTTCAAGTCACACACCTATCCTTTGCTGATGACTTGATGATCTTCGCAGATGGAACAGCTGAATCGGTAAAATGCATAGCTGAAACAATGGAGGACTTTGCACTTTGGTCGGGGTTGCGAATGAACAAAACAAAGATGGAACTGTTTACTGCGGGTCTGAACAGGGAGGAAGCCTTAGAGATCTCTCGACATGGTTTCACCCTTAGATCGATGCCAATCAGATATTTGGGTCTTCCTTTGATGTATAGGAAGCTGAGACTACCTGACTATAAGCCTCTGATCGATAAGCTCTCTGCCAACTTCCATTGCTGGTCAGCTAGAGCCTTATCTTTTGCAGGAAGAAAGCAGCTCCTATCATCG acgggGTATTACAGTCTTGCAGCAGGTTTCCTAAAGGCAAGAGTGGGAAATGGGCAACGAATAAGTTTCTGGTATGATCGGTGGACACCTCTTGGGCCTCTCATCAATCGGTTTGGTGAACTTGGCCGGAGGGAACTGCAAATTGATGAATATGCATTGGTCGCGCATGCTTGCAATAGTGAAGGATGGCTTCTTAGGGGAGCCCGTTCCCAGGCTGCTGAGGAGCTTCACCTACACCTCATTACCATTCCTCTCCCCTCGCTAAGTGCTACGGATGATTCTTATGCGTGGGAAGCGGGTGGGAATGAGTTGCAGGAGTTCTCCACGAGTAAGACCTGGAACCAAGTAAGGAACAGAGCTTTAGAGCAGCGCTGGACCCAAAACATTTGGTTCAGAGGTCACACTTCCCGTCATGCTTTCACTACCTGGGTAGCTCATCAGGATCACTTACCTACAAGAACTAGACAGGTCGACTGGGGAATGAATATTCTTCATTCTGCTGTCTTTGTACCTTGGTGGATGAGAGTAGAGATCACTTATTCCTTCGGTGTGAGATTAGTGAAGCTGTTTGGGGCTATGTACTGA
- the LOC111215992 gene encoding polycomb group protein FERTILIZATION-INDEPENDENT SEED 2-like isoform X2 yields MAGVRPLTEEEKELMSLYGKPITVYDILQAFSQDKPRFFPRCLSYKIQARKNKMESLGEISIYNYMNCNNIVLKSQVVKQTSCPFCPMKCGSLKGVKHNLTSSHALFDFNFRLSENGHPNIDVSVKPDAFKNGVLNYDLEEHNSVNFKFYHSKSRMRGGQRDCRKRHKRCKIFEKYSDDVPRDKANELPHVNGDNISPPWQELPFRKRLATFRQLLNQR; encoded by the exons ATGGCTGGTGTTAGGCCCTTAACGGAGGAGGAAAAGGAACTTATGTCATTATATGGCAAACCAATTACCGTATACGACATTCTTCAAGCTTTCTCACAAGACAAG CCACGTTTCTTTCCAAGGTGTTTGAGCTACAAAATACAGGCGAGGAAAAATAAGAT GGAAAGTCTAGGTGAAATATCAATTTACAACTATATGAATTGTAACAACATAGTACTGAAATCCCAAG TTGTGAAACAGACTTCTTGCCCATTTTGCCCAATGAAATGTGGAAGCCTCAAG GGCGTGAAACATAATTTGACGTCATCCCATGCCTTATTTGACTTTAACTTTCGG CTGTCCGAGAATGGTCATCCGAACATTGATGTCTCCGTGAAACCTGATGCATTCAAAAATGGG gTACTAAATTATGATTTAGAGGAGCACAATAgtgttaatttcaaattttatca CTCGAAATCCCGTATGCGAGGAGGCCAAAGGGATTGTCGTAAGAGACATAAACGTTGTAAGATTTTTGAGAAGTATTCAGACGATGTCCCTCGTGATAAAGCAAATGAATTGCCTCATGTGAACGGTGATAATATCTCACCTCCCTGGCAAGAACTCCCTTTCCGGAAAAGACTAGCCACATTCAGACAACTACTCAACCAGAGATAG
- the LOC111215992 gene encoding polycomb group protein FERTILIZATION-INDEPENDENT SEED 2-like isoform X1, translating to MFINDSLLLLNSLRGSFKLIKQMAGVRPLTEEEKELMSLYGKPITVYDILQAFSQDKPRFFPRCLSYKIQARKNKMESLGEISIYNYMNCNNIVLKSQVVKQTSCPFCPMKCGSLKGVKHNLTSSHALFDFNFRLSENGHPNIDVSVKPDAFKNGVLNYDLEEHNSVNFKFYHSKSRMRGGQRDCRKRHKRCKIFEKYSDDVPRDKANELPHVNGDNISPPWQELPFRKRLATFRQLLNQR from the exons atgtttattaatgatTCTTTGTTGCTGCTAAATAGCTTGCGTGGCAGTTTCAAACTAATCAAGCAGATGGCTGGTGTTAGGCCCTTAACGGAGGAGGAAAAGGAACTTATGTCATTATATGGCAAACCAATTACCGTATACGACATTCTTCAAGCTTTCTCACAAGACAAG CCACGTTTCTTTCCAAGGTGTTTGAGCTACAAAATACAGGCGAGGAAAAATAAGAT GGAAAGTCTAGGTGAAATATCAATTTACAACTATATGAATTGTAACAACATAGTACTGAAATCCCAAG TTGTGAAACAGACTTCTTGCCCATTTTGCCCAATGAAATGTGGAAGCCTCAAG GGCGTGAAACATAATTTGACGTCATCCCATGCCTTATTTGACTTTAACTTTCGG CTGTCCGAGAATGGTCATCCGAACATTGATGTCTCCGTGAAACCTGATGCATTCAAAAATGGG gTACTAAATTATGATTTAGAGGAGCACAATAgtgttaatttcaaattttatca CTCGAAATCCCGTATGCGAGGAGGCCAAAGGGATTGTCGTAAGAGACATAAACGTTGTAAGATTTTTGAGAAGTATTCAGACGATGTCCCTCGTGATAAAGCAAATGAATTGCCTCATGTGAACGGTGATAATATCTCACCTCCCTGGCAAGAACTCCCTTTCCGGAAAAGACTAGCCACATTCAGACAACTACTCAACCAGAGATAG